The genome window cgaaatgaatcttcactgttaacatagtttatgcaagggaatcttgcatttgttacGTGTGCAcctaaaacaaaatatagatataCTGTTGAACTTTCGTGTGCTcctaaaacaaaatatagatataCTGTTGAACTTAAGTAACTAAAATTGAAGACCCtgtttacagtaattaaaaGGGTTTTGTTGGtctaaagtaaaaaaaaattcatgacGCTATATATTCAAGAAATTTTACTTGAATACTTCTTAACAAGGATAACTGGTAAGTTAAGTTATGGTTTTGGTTCTGCAGAGATTGAGCTAACGTTTGACTGTATTGGCAGGCGAGATTGTACTAGCGGACACCATAGATAGTGACTCGTGGCGCCTGTGGCCAGCAGGGGACCGTCGTCTGATGAAGGACAAACAAGTTTACAGAGAACTGAAGGAGGTTACCAAGGAAGCTCTAGATACTGTCAAACGCAACTTTGAATGGGTGGCAGAGAGAGTCAAGGTATTTATACCCAGGGGTTGGCAGAGAGAGTCAAGGTATTTATACCCAGGGGTTGGCAGAGAGAGTCAAGGTATTTATACCCAGGGGTTGGCAGAGAGAGTCAAGGTATTTATACCCAGGGGTTGGCAGAGAGTCAAGGTATTTATACCCAGGGGTTGGCAGAGAGAGTCAAGGTATTTATACCCAGGGGTTGGCAGAGAGTCAAGGTATTTATACCCAGGGTTTGGCAGAGAGAGTCAAGGTATTTATACCCAGGGGTTGGCAGAGAGATTCGAGGTATTTATACCCATTCAGAGTCAAGGTATTTATACCCAGGGGTTGGCAGAGAGAGTCAAGGTATTTATACCCAGGGGTTGGCAGAGAGAGTTCAGGTTTTTATACCCAGGGGTTGGCAGAGAGTCAGGTTTGGCAGAGAGAGTTCAGGTTTTTATACCCAGGGGTTGGCAGAGAGTCAAGGTATTTATACCCAGGGGTTGGCAGAGAGAGTCAAGGTATTTATACCCAGGGGGTGGCAGAGAGAGTTCAGGTTTTTATACCCGGGGGATGGCAGAGAGAGTTAAGATACTTCGATGAATCAAATTTCTtgctgtatcgaactttttgtctggtcccgaatttcttcactatataacattactaactaacccatgtatgaatcgaagttttatgaatcgaagttctcagtgtatcgaacttttttcatggaccatttgttatagaatcataggtaactgacactcgatgattcgaataaaaatttacctgtacagatcaggtgttcgccgatactctgcggcatgctgtcacacctagctgtctcgcgacggcccttcgccggacaatagggattatgacagcttgtgttgctagcttgatatcatcaagataattaatatcactaatcagaCTGATACctggtgctttgtttttacaagctatgttattaaatcattagtacggcaaagatacagttagccacattattagtaactcatactcaaaactattacattgcacaactttggcataaatactggagcaaatcgatcattctaaatcgaagtattttgtaggtgttgtagcgctttcggttcctcctttttagtttcgttttaatattcattccgtaatattaaccatcgcttaaatatatagtcaccaaacgaacacttgtacatgggttaggcctagtacatgtaagtcttgtttataatatacgtatgtattgctaacaatagcaatacatgtggcgatacatgtgattaattgcatacttcgtttttatttagttttgcttgtggtaaatacaatgattataaagtttacggaacggagacgacatgtacaaaactaccacagttggtcatggtaaaaaaaaaatggtctaatttcaaccacgaataattagaagtctcgatgtttcaaagtttttctgacggtcccttgaacttcgatacatcgaggtttgactgtatttacACCCAAGGGGTGGCAGAGAGAGTTCAGGAATTTACACCCGGAGTGTTACTGAGTAAGGTATTTAACATAACCAGGAGGAGGGAGCCACTAACTGAAAAATCAGACAATTAACTAAGTCTTTAGCTCCTAAAGGTATTCAGTGGGCCCTGATCATGATAAAAGGATAACACAAACAACTAAATCATGCAATAAAATTATGAATATTAGCGATTTGAAGGACgaaatgaataatttttttccaataaatgttacataatatatattccCATTCAGTTACTGTCCCCTAAGCCGGCTGCACGAGCTGTTGTGTTGATGGGGTCGGCATCCGACTCCCCCCATGGAGAAAAGATTCAAGCAAGCTGCAAGTCATTGGGTGTTCCTTGCGAACTGAGAGTCACATCTGCCCACAAGGGCACTGAAGAAACGCTCCGGATTCTGGCTGAATATGAAGGTCAGTAGGATTTGTGGAAgatgtttgacctttgacctccaattaaaaaaaagaacttGTTTTGACTGTGTCTATATTATAAAGCAATTGAACTTGCAACATAGTTTACCTAGGTGTGCTCcaaaaaggtcacagtgacctacaaTCGTTGTTCTGACCTTTGATTTTTATGTACATGAAGAATCATGTCCAGACTGTATCGCCTATATTATAAGGCACTGATGGTCTTGCTTTCTTTAAGACGATTTTCATAACTGATTACATGAAATTCTTCAAACGATAGCAATGTTATGCTTCATACTAAACTCATATTCCTACTAGTATACTGTTTATTATTTCTGATTATGGATAATCCTCGCCTGGACAGGTGAAGGTATCCCCACCGTGTTTATAGCTGTAGCTGGACGGAGTAACGGTTTGGGACCGGTGTTATCTGGCAGTTCATCATGGCCAGTCATCAACTGTCCACCTCTATCTGGGGAGTGGGCCGCCCACGACATATGGTCCTCAATGAGGCTGCCTTCTGGTAGGTACAACTGTGGTTTTACTTCTGCCAAAGATAGTCTTTGCTTATCTGCCCCTGGCTTCCATTGGTTTGTCTAATCAGCATCAAGTTTTctgtttaatttttaaaaatttttgcTTCAACAAtttttctaaatacatgtatctttgaTGCTTTGATAGCTTTAGAGGCCAAGGTATATGAAATTAGGTTTGTAGCATGCTGGCATGAACGTCTACCAAGGATTTTGCATGCTCTTTATATTGAAACTTGTGTTGCAGGTCTTGGCTGTGCTACTGTGATGTACCCAGAAGCTGCTGGTCTTGCTGCTGCCCAGATCCTCTCTCTAACTGACCATGTCATCTGGAGTAAAATACGTGCAAAACAGCTCAATACCTGGATTGGACTCAAACAAGCTGACCGCAAGATTAGGAATGATAAATAATGATTTGTCCATGAGTGGGGAGGTGTTACAGAGGCACATGGACTTATAGGTtgttaaatcaaatcaaaatcatgtatttaggtTGTGATCGGCTAAATGTTAAAGATTGTTGGTATTGATGCTCATAAGTGctaataattttgttatttctatAGTGAAAGATTTATTAATGGTGCTAAATAATTCTTAGTGTGTTGCTATGAAAGATATGGTATCTCTGATTCTATGTGTAATCTATAGCAAGATGAATAGCCTTCCTCCCAGTTTCTGAAAGATGAACAATATGGGACCAGGACTCTGCAGTGTAGGAAGTCCACTATTGGTATCTGATACAATTAAGGCAGATCATGTGAAAATGGAGAGCTAGTGCAGTGTTATTTCTGGGAAATCAGGTTGTACAtttgaaatcaagaaataaTACAAATTTATTTCTGGAACGatttttatttgatcatttgattGGTTAAAATCACTTAAAGTGATAAACTGACAACATACAATGTTAGCAACATAAACGGACATGTTTTGTATCATTACACAGGCTTACCTCCCTTGACATGATCACACTGTCACCATAGTGATAATTTTACCGTGACTTCAAAAGTTACAGAAGATTTATGGATaaacaaagagaaaacaaaGTCTAGACAACACTGTTCAAAAGTCAAAActgatttaaaatattatagTTAAAAAAGATCATGTATATTCTAGTAAATTCAAATTCTGAGGCAAAAAATGGTGCCAgtctttcatatatttttagaaacaatATTTAAGTTAAATGATAGAATCAGTTGCTTGGCATGCTGAAGATCAATCCTCGATTAGCCCGTTCCCCAATTCCGGCCTCGTGCATACATTTTGTCTTGTTTCATGACCTTTTAACCTTGGTTTTTGAATTATTAAAACTGATCCATACAATGATACCAAATAAGGCTAACAAGATGAAAACATGCGTACAGATAATGGTGTGAAATCATATTGtcttgaaaataattgatatttgatGAAGCCATATCAAATGCatatttcacaaattttaaaaagactAGTATTTGTACATGCAGCAGATTTGAAAAGCAACACAGAGAAGACAATTTTTATGCTAGAACTTATGAATAATGCAAAGGCTGAACCtggaacaaatattttattaaaattaaaaggtTATCATATTGGCATATTCTACTGGCAATAAGCcttttttttagatattaatTATTAAGTTATCAAAAATTAGATTAATCTCCATAAGTGCCTATCACTGGTAGGATACAAAATGTGCATACATAATagatattggagatataaagAGACAATCATTGTGGTATGCATAATCAACTTCATGAAAGCACTTGAGCAAATTGAGCGGAAATAATAGACCAATTTGTGTCTTGTCTCAAAATTCACAGGATTGAAAAAATTCTCCAAAGTTTTCAAAAAGTCTAAACCAACCAGAAATCTTATGCATGATATTTGTAGCCAGGCATTTATAAACTTAAGGCATGATATTTGCAGAattatatcacaaaatgttatatcTCAATAACTAAGCCATACAATTATATTggtatgatttgatataaaaacacaatattgatatacaaCTTCCGTATACCTACTTATTTTTGTGTCAATCTAATTTCGTGTTTTCTTGCTGAATGACTCCTTCAattttgatacagaaaaaaCACACAACGATATCATGTGAATTCTATACTTCTgtgaaatatgcaaaatttgattgtacacaaaaataagtttgtGTACAGTGTCCAGAAATATTTTTCACtgtacataattttatttagaAGATATAATCATACAGAACAAAAACATTAGTTTCCTTTCTAGaataaaacataattcattgaaattttcaaaaaactCACACTAATTGGAATTTAAGTACAAAGTGAACATAACTTGGATCCAGTTCTTTGAGTGACATATAATATCCAGACCAGTTTTTGTTTGCAGTGAAAGGGGAGTTCATTTATGTATTTAGGAATTATACTGTTGAATGGTTGAATTTCTCTGGCGGTTATTTTCGCTATATTTGCATTTTCACCGCAAATACTAGGCCTAAACACCagcaaaatattcagaaattcaaTGACTTACCTAAGAATAATAGTTCAAAGAATTCTTGGAATTAGTTAACCGTGAAATTTAACCTCCGCAAATATTCTCTGTATAGATAATCACGAAATATTACtgtaacacaagtttccttaatcATGACATACTCTCATGCAGCTTTAACAGTTgataacctttttttttttctaaaacattaACAATTTAGCTTGTTAAAGATGCTGTTTCATAAAATCCACTGATACTATTGTTCTATGTCTGTTCAATTTCTCAATAATGAAACCATATTctcaaacaaattataaaatgatttagCAATCTTAGAAATCTTTTTACATATCACCAtgtgtattgtaaaatattttcaaaccgGTGATAGGAACAGAAAAAGTATGGAACTTTGGGTTTAGTTAAACTAGAACCTTTGCGATCCAAACCATGGGATGCCCAAGTAAAACTTTAGGACAGATTTACAAAtgagataaaaacaacaaaaaacctgGAAAGTTAAAATTTTCTTCTGAACACCAATAGTGAACCATCAGGAATTAAGGAATTTGAAATTATTacaacttttaatattttaagataaaGTTTCTACATGATTTCATAAgaatataatattttctgtattacaacaaatatttcaatataatggGACCTTATTCAAGAATATAGAAAGCAAATTTTGAAGGGAATGTGCGATGTGCCCTTTCATTTTGGCAATATGCAATATGTACAGCAAACCATTTTATCTCTAGATGGCTAAACCTGGGGACTTGACACATTCAGTGCTATAAtgatttgtttacaatatatgtagtgTATTGAAATGAAAAGCAAAACGCTCATTAAACATGAATAATCATGAATAgggaaaaaataaatttaaaaaatctaaataattgTAGCACCAGCATCtgacaaaaatatatgtacagcAAAACCTGTTATAGCAACCACCTGCTTAGTTAGACTACACATCCTTTTGGTCCATAGTGAccaatttcatattttttcaacaCAAGCTGGCCTTTGTAATAAGACCACTTTGCTATGACCATTTTTTTCACCTCTATGAGCTTTACCTCTAAAGCTGTTGACTCTAAAACAATGAAACTTTAGTACGTAGTAGCTAGGTAATCTCTCTTGGGGAAGAAACCTTTCGAAACCCAAGTACCAGGGGTACTGTACCTTCGATCGtgcaatattttaatgtttaatcTTATTTTCAGAGGGTTTGTATTGTATGGTTCTCCGAACAGGCAAAAATGAGATTGCAATTGGTAAAACAAGtgagaataaataaaaatgttgcCACTATTTGCATGCTTAATGATCATTACCTATACCTACAATATAGGTATTCTAAAAAGCACTtagtatttacattatttacatgacataattgatataaatgatgACATAATCTATATTACATAATGAATACAGAATCTATATACAAGTTAATTTGACTTGCAACATCCTTTATACTCTAGAGGGTAATGTCCCAAACTGATCATGAGCATATGTGATCGTAACTCCATTTTAAAAAGGATGGAATTTCATCCAGCTAGAATACCGGAGAAAATCTTACAAGATTCATGGATGCCCACAATTGTCATGAAGTCCTatgcatatatattacattggggcaggtacaaatgtacattaaaagtcaaatatgtaaatataatacaataatgaAAGATCATTAAAGCTTAAACTGGTCTTTTTTGGTGAATTGTGATATTAGATGCTGAAATGTATTTCACATGTACTGGGAAAAAACCTTATCAGTTTTGACAGTTTTCTGAAAGAAATAATTCCAAGCCGacttctttatttatttttataatcttCATACCTCATGTTTTATGTATTTCCTGTAAATAGTATTTCAAAgacaatttttagtgaaatcaGTGAAATGGTATACATTCAACTTTAATCTGAGCATG of Argopecten irradians isolate NY chromosome 7, Ai_NY, whole genome shotgun sequence contains these proteins:
- the LOC138327724 gene encoding multifunctional protein ADE2-like translates to MNGTENGDCNYVLGPVLNEGKTKIVYKLESLPGHVMLKSKDRITAGDGARAHDMEGKAAISTATTSALFKLLNSAGIKTHFKSQHSETEFVALECDMVPLEWVTRRVATGSFLKRHQGVKEGFRFCPPKQETFFKDDANHDPLWSYEQCVAAELRVGGVLIGPDELDVMRKTTITVFEILERCWSALDCSLIDMKVEYGVVKATGEIVLADTIDSDSWRLWPAGDRRLMKDKQVYRELKEVTKEALDTVKRNFEWVAERVKLLSPKPAARAVVLMGSASDSPHGEKIQASCKSLGVPCELRVTSAHKGTEETLRILAEYEGEGIPTVFIAVAGRSNGLGPVLSGSSSWPVINCPPLSGEWAAHDIWSSMRLPSGLGCATVMYPEAAGLAAAQILSLTDHVIWSKIRAKQLNTWIGLKQADRKIRNDK